In the genome of Elephas maximus indicus isolate mEleMax1 chromosome 6, mEleMax1 primary haplotype, whole genome shotgun sequence, one region contains:
- the COPS8 gene encoding COP9 signalosome complex subunit 8 isoform X2, which yields MPVAVMAESAFSFKKLLDQCENQELEAPGGIATAPVYGQLLALYLLYNDMNNARYLWKRIPPAIKSANSELGGIWSVGQRIWQRDFPGIYTTINAHQWSETVQPIMAALRGILEQGWQADSTTRMVMPKKPGAQDVSFHRFIPLSEPAPVPPIPNEQQLARLTDYVAFLEN from the exons ATGCCAGTGGCGGTGATGGCGGAAAGTGCCTTCAGTTTCAAGAAGCTGCTGGATCAGTGCGAGAACCAGGAGCTCGAG GCTCCTGGAGGAATTGCCACAGCCCCAGTGTACGGTCAGCTTCTGGCCTTGTATCTGCTCTATAACGACAT GAATAATGCAAGATATCTTTGGAAAAGAATACCACCTGCTATCAAATCT GCAAATTCTGAACTTGGGGGGATCTGGTCAGTAGGACAGAGAATCTGGCAGAGAGATTTCCCTGGGATCTATACAACCATCAACGCTCACCAGTGGTCAGAGACGGTCCAGCCCATCATGGCAGCACTGAGAG GCATAttagagcaaggatggcaagccgACTCCACCACAAGAATGGTTATGCCCAAAAAGCCCG gAGCCCAGGATGTGTCCTTTCACAGGTTTATTCCCCTGTCCG AGCCTGCCCCGGTCCCACCAATCCCCAACGAGCAGCAGTTAGCCAGGCTGACCGATTACGTGGCTTTCCTTGAAAACTGA
- the COPS8 gene encoding COP9 signalosome complex subunit 8 isoform X1, translating to MPVAVMAESAFSFKKLLDQCENQELEAPGGIATAPVYGQLLALYLLYNDMNNARYLWKRIPPAIKSANSELGGIWSVGQRIWQRDFPGIYTTINAHQWSETVQPIMAALRDATRGRAFALVSQAYTSIIADDFAAFVGLPVEEAVKGILEQGWQADSTTRMVMPKKPGAQDVSFHRFIPLSEPAPVPPIPNEQQLARLTDYVAFLEN from the exons ATGCCAGTGGCGGTGATGGCGGAAAGTGCCTTCAGTTTCAAGAAGCTGCTGGATCAGTGCGAGAACCAGGAGCTCGAG GCTCCTGGAGGAATTGCCACAGCCCCAGTGTACGGTCAGCTTCTGGCCTTGTATCTGCTCTATAACGACAT GAATAATGCAAGATATCTTTGGAAAAGAATACCACCTGCTATCAAATCT GCAAATTCTGAACTTGGGGGGATCTGGTCAGTAGGACAGAGAATCTGGCAGAGAGATTTCCCTGGGATCTATACAACCATCAACGCTCACCAGTGGTCAGAGACGGTCCAGCCCATCATGGCAGCACTGAGAG ACGCTACCAGGGGACGTGCCTTCGCCCTGGTTTCCCAGGCGTATACCTCCATCATCGCCGACGACTTCGCGGCCTTCGTCGGACTTCCTGTGGAGGAGGCTGTGAAAG GCATAttagagcaaggatggcaagccgACTCCACCACAAGAATGGTTATGCCCAAAAAGCCCG gAGCCCAGGATGTGTCCTTTCACAGGTTTATTCCCCTGTCCG AGCCTGCCCCGGTCCCACCAATCCCCAACGAGCAGCAGTTAGCCAGGCTGACCGATTACGTGGCTTTCCTTGAAAACTGA